From Nicotiana tabacum cultivar K326 chromosome 15, ASM71507v2, whole genome shotgun sequence, the proteins below share one genomic window:
- the LOC107814144 gene encoding inositol-tetrakisphosphate 1-kinase 3 isoform X1 — protein sequence MKMVRSENVVGYEGEVEVEEEEKEMEMGMVGSPQQQMKLVVVGYALTSKKTKSFLQPKLVGLARNKGILFVAIDQSRPLSDQGPFDIVLHKLSGSKWSRILEDYRQTHPHVAVLDPPDAIQQVYNRQYMLEDVADLNLSDSYGTVGVPKQLVIENDPSSISDAVNKAGLTLPLVAKPLVAKSHELSLAYDMLSLQKLEPPLVLQEFINHGGVLFKVFIVGEAVKVVRRFSLPDVSKRELSKSAGVFHFPRVSCVAASAEEADLDPCVGELPPRPLLERLARELRRRLGLRLFNLDIIREHGTKDRYYVIDINYFPGNWKIFEGQLTAGARFEIGWIMYLPLILNNTR from the exons ATGAAGATGGTGAGGAGTGAAAATGTAGTGGGGTATGAGGGGGAGGTAGAAGTAGAGGAAGAGGAAAAGGAAATGGAAATGGGAATGGTGGGGTCTCCTCAACAACAGATGAAGTTGGTGGTGGTAGGCTATGCTCTTACATCCAAGAAAACTAAGAGTTTTTTGCAGCCCAAGCTTGTAGGTCTAGCTAG GAATAAGGGAATACTATTTGTTGCTATAGATCAGAGTAGACCCCTTTCAGATCAAGGACCTTTTGACATTGTGCTCCACAAG TTGTCAGGAAGCAAGTGGAGCCGTATTCTTGAG GATTATAGGCAAACACATCCACATGTCGCTGTCCTTGACCCTCCAGATGCCATACAGCAGGTATACAATCGCCAATACATGCTTGAAGATGTTGCAGACCTGAACTTGTCAGACAGCTATG GCACAGTTGGTGTTCCCAAGCAGTTGGTAATCGAGAATGATCCTTCATCCATCTCAGATGCAGTGAATAAAGCTGGTCTCACACTACCTCTTG TGGCGAAGCCTTTGGTTGCAAAGTCACATGAGTTGTCTCTGGCCTATGATATGCTCTCTCTTCAGAAGCTTGAACCCCCGCTTGTTCTGCAGGAATTTATCAATCATG GAGGTGTACTCTTTAAAGTTTTTATTGTTGGGGAAGCCGTTAAGGTTGTCAGGCGTTTCAGTTTACCTGATGTTAGCAAACGCGAGCTGTCAAAAAGTGCTGGGGTTTTCCATTTCCCTAGAGTTTCATGTGTTGCAGCCTCTGCAGAGGAAGCTGATTTAGACCCTTGTGTTGGTG AGCTTCCTCCTCGACCATTACTTGAGAGGCTTGCTAGGGAACTTCGTCGTAGACTG GGTCTCAGGCTCTTCAACTTGGATATAATTAGAGAGCATGGGACTAAAGACCGCTATTATGTGATAGATATCAATTACTTTCCTG GTAACTGGAAAATCTTTGAGGGGCAGCTCACAGCTGGTGCACGATTTGAAATCGGGTGGATAATGTATTTGCCCTTAATCCTTAACAATACCCGCTAA
- the LOC107814144 gene encoding inositol-tetrakisphosphate 1-kinase 3 isoform X3 produces the protein MKMVRSENVVGYEGEVEVEEEEKEMEMGMVGSPQQQMKLVVVGYALTSKKTKSFLQPKLVGLARNKGILFVAIDQSRPLSDQGPFDIVLHKLSGSKWSRILEDYRQTHPHVAVLDPPDAIQQVYNRQYMLEDVADLNLSDSYGTVGVPKQLVIENDPSSISDAVNKAGLTLPLVAKPLVAKSHELSLAYDMLSLQKLEPPLVLQEFINHGGVLFKVFIVGEAVKVVRRFSLPDVSKRELSKSAGVFHFPRVSCVAASAEEADLDPCVGELPPRPLLERLARELRRRLGLRLFNLDIIREHGTKDRYYVIDINYFPGYGKMPEYEHIFTDFLLSLMKQK, from the exons ATGAAGATGGTGAGGAGTGAAAATGTAGTGGGGTATGAGGGGGAGGTAGAAGTAGAGGAAGAGGAAAAGGAAATGGAAATGGGAATGGTGGGGTCTCCTCAACAACAGATGAAGTTGGTGGTGGTAGGCTATGCTCTTACATCCAAGAAAACTAAGAGTTTTTTGCAGCCCAAGCTTGTAGGTCTAGCTAG GAATAAGGGAATACTATTTGTTGCTATAGATCAGAGTAGACCCCTTTCAGATCAAGGACCTTTTGACATTGTGCTCCACAAG TTGTCAGGAAGCAAGTGGAGCCGTATTCTTGAG GATTATAGGCAAACACATCCACATGTCGCTGTCCTTGACCCTCCAGATGCCATACAGCAGGTATACAATCGCCAATACATGCTTGAAGATGTTGCAGACCTGAACTTGTCAGACAGCTATG GCACAGTTGGTGTTCCCAAGCAGTTGGTAATCGAGAATGATCCTTCATCCATCTCAGATGCAGTGAATAAAGCTGGTCTCACACTACCTCTTG TGGCGAAGCCTTTGGTTGCAAAGTCACATGAGTTGTCTCTGGCCTATGATATGCTCTCTCTTCAGAAGCTTGAACCCCCGCTTGTTCTGCAGGAATTTATCAATCATG GAGGTGTACTCTTTAAAGTTTTTATTGTTGGGGAAGCCGTTAAGGTTGTCAGGCGTTTCAGTTTACCTGATGTTAGCAAACGCGAGCTGTCAAAAAGTGCTGGGGTTTTCCATTTCCCTAGAGTTTCATGTGTTGCAGCCTCTGCAGAGGAAGCTGATTTAGACCCTTGTGTTGGTG AGCTTCCTCCTCGACCATTACTTGAGAGGCTTGCTAGGGAACTTCGTCGTAGACTG GGTCTCAGGCTCTTCAACTTGGATATAATTAGAGAGCATGGGACTAAAGACCGCTATTATGTGATAGATATCAATTACTTTCCTG GATATGGGAAAATGCCAGAATATGAGCACATATTTACAGATTTTCTCCTAAGCCTGATGAAGCAGAAATGA
- the LOC107814144 gene encoding inositol-tetrakisphosphate 1-kinase 3 isoform X2: MKMVRSENVVGYEGEVEVEEEEKEMEMGMVGSPQQQMKLVVVGYALTSKKTKSFLQPKLVGLARNKGILFVAIDQSRPLSDQGPFDIVLHKLSGSKWSRILEDYRQTHPHVAVLDPPDAIQQVYNRQYMLEDVADLNLSDSYGTVGVPKQLVIENDPSSISDAVNKAGLTLPLVAKPLVAKSHELSLAYDMLSLQKLEPPLVLQEFINHGGVLFKVFIVGEAVKVVRRFSLPDVSKRELSKSAGVFHFPRVSCVAASAEEADLDPCVGELPPRPLLERLARELRRRLGLRLFNLDIIREHGTKDRYYVIDINYFPGKLKLLSMDLPFPSIYWFGLTLSTIP, encoded by the exons ATGAAGATGGTGAGGAGTGAAAATGTAGTGGGGTATGAGGGGGAGGTAGAAGTAGAGGAAGAGGAAAAGGAAATGGAAATGGGAATGGTGGGGTCTCCTCAACAACAGATGAAGTTGGTGGTGGTAGGCTATGCTCTTACATCCAAGAAAACTAAGAGTTTTTTGCAGCCCAAGCTTGTAGGTCTAGCTAG GAATAAGGGAATACTATTTGTTGCTATAGATCAGAGTAGACCCCTTTCAGATCAAGGACCTTTTGACATTGTGCTCCACAAG TTGTCAGGAAGCAAGTGGAGCCGTATTCTTGAG GATTATAGGCAAACACATCCACATGTCGCTGTCCTTGACCCTCCAGATGCCATACAGCAGGTATACAATCGCCAATACATGCTTGAAGATGTTGCAGACCTGAACTTGTCAGACAGCTATG GCACAGTTGGTGTTCCCAAGCAGTTGGTAATCGAGAATGATCCTTCATCCATCTCAGATGCAGTGAATAAAGCTGGTCTCACACTACCTCTTG TGGCGAAGCCTTTGGTTGCAAAGTCACATGAGTTGTCTCTGGCCTATGATATGCTCTCTCTTCAGAAGCTTGAACCCCCGCTTGTTCTGCAGGAATTTATCAATCATG GAGGTGTACTCTTTAAAGTTTTTATTGTTGGGGAAGCCGTTAAGGTTGTCAGGCGTTTCAGTTTACCTGATGTTAGCAAACGCGAGCTGTCAAAAAGTGCTGGGGTTTTCCATTTCCCTAGAGTTTCATGTGTTGCAGCCTCTGCAGAGGAAGCTGATTTAGACCCTTGTGTTGGTG AGCTTCCTCCTCGACCATTACTTGAGAGGCTTGCTAGGGAACTTCGTCGTAGACTG GGTCTCAGGCTCTTCAACTTGGATATAATTAGAGAGCATGGGACTAAAGACCGCTATTATGTGATAGATATCAATTACTTTCCTGGTAAGCTAAAGCTTTTATCGATGGACTTACCTTTTCCTAGCATATACTGGTTTGGTTTAACATTATCCACCATTCCTTGA